The Synechococcus sp. RS9916 DNA segment CACTTCACCACATTGGTAATGAACAAATCACGGTCAGGACTGAGCCCGGCCTGCACGAGCAGCTGATCCAAAAGCTGGCCGGAACGGCCAACAAAGGGAAGGCCCTGGGCGTCCTCACTGGCACCGGGAGCCTCACCAATCAGCATCACTTGCGCATTGGGGTTCCCCCGACTAACCACCACCTGTTGACGTTGGGTTGAGAGCGAGCAACGACAACAACCACCACAGGCCTCGAGCCATTGCCGGGTGAAGGACTTGCTGGTCATGCGTTGCGCTTCGAGGTCATCAAGAGCAGAAAGGCATTGCGCTCGGGATCCACCATCCAGCATTCAGCGCCGAACGATTCCAGCCGCGCAGGCTCCTGCACGGCTGCACCCTGCTGTTGTGCCTGATCGCACCAGCGTTCAAGCGCCGCGAGGAGATCCCGATCCGTTGTTTGCGCCAGACAGGGAGACCAAGCACGACCCTTCGGCGGCAGTTCCCGTGTTGATGAGGGGCGGTAAAACTGCAGCGAAGGCATCCCCTGAGGGGACACCAACCAATGGCTGGCTGAAAGACCGGCACGGGGAGCCTCACCCAACAGACCGGCGTAAAAAGCAGCAAGCTCATGCGGATGGGCACTGGGAATCACCCAGCTGAGCGTCACCTCATTCGGCACAACAACGTCGCTCAACACGTCCTCAGCGTCCCCACAATCCTGACGTGTTGAAGGTGGCCTGGGACACCAGATCAGGCAGGATGGTGTGGTCTTGGGCACCCGGTGGAGGGGTGCTGCGCTGATGCTCCGCCCGTCCCTGCTCTCCAACCGGGCCATCGCCCTCCAACCATCGCTCACGCTGGCGATCAGCGCCCGTGCGGCTGCCATGAAGCAGGCCGGGCGCGACATCTGCAGCATGTCGGCTGGAGAGCCCGATTTCGGCACGCCTGAGTTCATCGTTGAGGCCGCGATCAAAGCCCTCCGTGATGGAGTCACCCGCTATGGCCCTGCAGCTGGGGACCCTCAGCTGCGCGAGGCTATTGCCAACAAGCTGACACGGGACAACGGCATCCCCTCCACAGCCGCCAACGTACTGGTGACCAATGGGGGTAAACAGGCGATCTTCAACTTGTTCCAGGTGGTGCTCAACCCTGGTGATGAGGTACTGATCCCCTCCCCGTTCTGGCTCAGCTATCCAGAGATGGCGCGGCTTGCGGGTGCCGAACCCGTGACCGTGCCCGCATCAGCGGAGACAGGATTCCGGCTGGATCTTGAGGCCCTGGAAGCCGCGATCACCCCGCGCACTCGCCTCCTGGTGATCAACACGCCTGGCAACCCAACGGGGCGGGTCAGCGACCGAGACGAGCTCCTGGCACTGGCTGACATGGTCCGGCGTCATCCCCAGCTGCTGGTGATGAGCGATGAGATCTACGAATACCTGCTGGATGAGGGAGTCGAGCACCACAGCTTCGCTGCAGTGGCGCCAGATCTCGCAGAGCGCACGTTTGTGGTGAATGGATTTGCCAAGGGGTGGGCCATGACCGGTTGGCGCCTGGGGTACCTCGCTGGCGACTCCGCGGTCATCAAGGCAGCATCCGCCCTGCAGAGCCAAAGCACCAGCAACGTGTGCAGCTTTGCCCAACGCGGAGCCCTCGCTGCATTAATGGAGTCCAAGGACTGCGTCCGATCGATGGCGACCAGTTACAACAGCCGTCGCAGCCAGTTGGTGACAGGACTGCAAGCCATTGATGGGCTCACGCTGGTAAAGCCCAAAGGCGCCTTCTACGCCTTTCCGAAATTGCCGGAGCATGTCGAAGGCTCGATGCAATTCTGCGAAGTTGCCCTGGAGCAGGAAGGTTTAGCCCTGGTGCCTGGTCTGGCCTTTGGGGATGACCGCTGCATTCGTCTGTCTTGTGCCGTGTCGCGTGAGACGATCGATGATGCTCTTTCGCGCCTTGGGCGGCTGCTTAGCGCCTGAAATGAGAGAGCGCACTGTTCATCTCATCCCATTTGCCAGCACCCATGCCAGCTCGAGAACGCCGGGCCGTCGCCTTCAGTCTTGCCCTGTTCGGAATTCTGTCGTCGACGGCCCTTCCGAGTTGGGCAGCTGAAACGCTCCGCATTGGCGCCATCCCGGATCAGAACCCCGAGAAACTGAACCGGTTGTATGGCCTTCTCGCCAAGCAACTCAGCCAAAAGCTCAACGTTCCCGTTCGCTACATCCCAGTCAGCAACTATCCAGCCTCTGTCAGTGCGTTCCGTACTGGAGGTCTCGATCTGGTTTGGTTCGGTGGACTCACGGGCGTGCAGGCCAGGCTCCAAACCCCTGGAGCGGTCGTGCTTGCCCAACGCGATATCGACGCCAAGTTCCGCAGCGTTTTCATCGCCAACACCAAGAGTGGCCTGCAACCAATCAGCAACATCCAGGGTCTTAAAAGCCTGCAGGGCAAGCGCTTCAGCTTCGGGTCCGAGAGCTCCACATCTGGCCGCTTGATGCCCCAGCATTTCCTCCAGCAGGCGGGGTTGAAACCCAGTCAATTTGCAGGGGGCAAAGCTGGATTCAGCGGCAGCCACGACGCAACGATTGCCGTGGTTCAGAGCGGTTCCTATGAGGTTGGCGCCCTGAATGAACAGGTTTGGAATAGCAACCTCAAGAACGGCAAAGTCGACCCGACCAAGGTGAAGGTGATCTGGCGAACCCCCACCTATGTGGACTACCACTGGGTGGCGCGTCCAGGTCTCGACAAGCGCTTCGGCAAAGGCTTCACCACCAAGTTGCAACAAGCCCTTCTCGGAATCCAACCCTCAGGAAACGGCAAAACGGTTCTCGAACTCTTCGGCGCTGAGAAGTTCATTCCAGCCTCAGCCTCGCAGTATCGAGCAATCGAAACCGTGGGCCGTCAACTCGGCAAAATCCGGTGACGGCAGTGCTGGAGCTTCGCGACGTCAGCCTTCGAGGTCGCGACACAGCACGCCTGGATCACGTCTCCCTCTCCCTTCAAGCGGGGGAGACCGTGGCCCTTCTTGGCCCCAGTGGAGCCGGCAAAAGCAGTCTTCTTTCAATCGCCAACGGCAGCTTGAAACCTGATGCCGGTGGCGTGTACTGGCGGGGGACAGAGCTGCACTTGCGACCTCGACAAGAGCGTCGCCAGATCGGAACCCTCTGGCAGGACTTACGTCTTGTGGAGGAACTGAACGTGGCCCAAAACGTCAACAGCGGAGCCCTCGGGCGGCGCTCGTTGCTCTGGGCCCTCACCAACCTGCTCCTGCCGCTGGAGCGAGAGGCCTGCGGGCGTTGTCTGAAACAGGCAGGGCTGCAGCCCGACCTGCTCGATCGGCCGGTCACGTCCCTCTCCGGGGGACAGCGCCAACGCGTGGCCTTGGCCAGGTTGTTTCGCCAACGCCCGGGTCTGGTTTTAGCGGATGAACCGCTGTCCAGCCTCGACCCCGCGCTGGTTGAGGATCTGCTGACAACCCTGCTGCGCCAAAGCCCCCTGGATGATCACGACGTGCTTCCGAGCACCACAGTGATCTGTCTGCATCGACCCGACCTGATCCAACGTTTTAATCGCGTGATTGGCCTGAAACAGGGTCGTATGGTTCTCGATGCCCCTGCCAAAGCCATTACTGACCGCGAGCTCAAGGATCTGTACGGGCCTGCAATCAACACTGCCAAGGGGGCGCAAGCATGAACCGGTGGCGGCTGAGCCCTCCGTTGCTGTGTCTTTTGCCCGGGCTTGCTCTCCTGCCGGTCTTGGTGGTGGTTCTCCAAGGAATCCATGGCGGCGGACTCGAGACCTGGGGTGAGTTTTTGTGGGCGGCATGGCATCCCAGTGGCGATCCGCTGTTGCTTGCATCCCTCTGGAATGGACTTCAGGTGACTGTTGCCACAGCCCTGGCGGGCTGGGGTCTGAGCACCCTGATTGGCCTGATTCTCGGGATCCTCAGCAGTGATGTGGTGTGGTCGAGCACACAGCTGCCGATCCAGCCCGCTCCCCTGCTGCGCAGCGTGCTGGCCATCCCCAGATCAATTCATGAACTGCTGTGGGGATTGCTGTTGTTGCAGGTGGTGGGACTGCACCCATGGGTCGCAGTCGCCGCCATCACGATCCCCTACGGAGCCTTGGTGGCCAGGGTGTTTCGCGATCAGATCGACAGCATCGATCGTCGCGCTCTGTCCGCGATGTTGCAGACAGGAGCAACAGCACCCTCAGCCCTGCTTACCAGCCTCGCGCCGCCTTTGCAGGCGGTGCTGTTGAGCTACGGGGGTTACCGCCTTGAATGCGCCTTGCGCAGCGCCACCCTGCTGGGGGTTTTCGGATTAGGAGGGATCGGCACCGAACTGAAACTGACCCTCCAGTCGCTGCAGTTTCAGGAATTTTGGAGCGGTCTCTGGCTGTTGATCCTGCTCAGCGTTCTGTTGGAACAAGGCCTGGGACTCTGGCGAAGAACGCAGCGACAACACCCGAACCAATGGAGCAGCGTCAGCCTGCTGGTGATCGCAATGATCGCTGCGTGGGGTGGCGGATTGGGTCTCCAAGCGCTTGTGCCTGACACAGGCATGCCCCTGCAATGGATGCTGCCTCCACTGCCAGGGCTGGCGGATCTTCAGGCTGCCGCCCTCGAATTGCCGTGGCTGGAGATGGTGGAACAGACGTTGAGGCTCACGTTCATGGCCGCTGGCGTCGCCATCGCCATCCCACCGCTCTGCCTCTTGCTCCTGCCGGGGATGCTGGCAAAACGTGTGTTGCTCTGCCTTTGGGCCCTACAGCGCGTGCTGCCAGCCCCACTGACCCTGCTGATGTTGCTCCTCGCAACGCTGCCCACCCTCTCTCTGGCAGCCCTTGCCCTTGGTCTCCAGAACGCAGGGGTGATGGGTCGATTGTTGGTGGAAGGCCTTGATCAACAAACGGACGACCGGGAAACAGCCCTGGCAGCAACAGGGGCGGGGCGCCGTCAGGCCTGGCTGCTGGGGCAGCTCAGCCCGCAAAGCCATTCCTATCTCGCCTATGGGGCCTACCGAGCTGATGTGATCCTTCGGGAGACGGTGGTGGTTGGCTTGGTGGGGGGCACCGGGCTGGGCTGGATGCTGATCGAATCCCTGAGCTCCTTTTACTGGGCCGCAGTGGTTCTGTTGATTGCATGCTTTGCGCTGCTCACCCTTGCCGGCGAACATCTCAGCGATCGTTGCCGGCAAGGCTGGTTGCAGCAATCCAACGGAACGGCGTCGCCATAAGCCTGCAAAGCTGAGGGGGATCAACACCTTCAGGGATGCCATCAGCACCACGCCAACTGACCGTGATCGGCGATAGCGGGGTCTATGGGTGGGGTGATCGCGAGGGCGGAGGCTGGTGCGAACGCTTACGGCGCAGCTGGATGCAAACCCCGGAAGCCCCCGTGGTCTACCCACTGGGGGTGCGCGGAGATGGCCTGGAAAATGTGGCCCAGCGATGGGAGCAAGAATGGAAGACCCGCGGTGAACTGCGACGCCAAACACCGGGAGGACTGCTGTTGTCGGTTGGGCTCAACGACAGCGCCAAGGTCGGACGCCGTGATGGTCGCCCTCTCCTCAGCGCTGATGCCTATCGCTTCGGGGTGGAGCAATTAATCAGGGCCATGGCGCCTCAAACTCAGGTGATGGTGCTGGGCCTGACGCCTGTCGACGAACACCCGATGCCTTTCGCTGACTGTCTCTGGTACGACAATGCAGCGATCAGCATCTACGAAGCCCAACTGGAGGAGGCCTGCCTGGAGGCCGACGTCCCCTTTTTGCCTCTCCACCAACCGATGCAACTGGAGCCTGGCTGGCTTGGCTGGATCGAGCCGGATGGCATTCACCTCAATGCCGATGGCCACCACTGGATTCACCAACGCCTGATGCATTGGCCTGCGCTGCTGGACTGGGCAGGTCTGGAAACACGCACCCAGGCCACACCTCTCTGGAGCTAACGAAGACCTGAATCCCGCGCTGCGGCGTCCGTAAAGTCCGTGCGACTGCCGATCCGTCTGTGCCGAACCCAACCGCGGCGATCATCGCCCAGGCCTCGACATCTCAACTCAAGGACTACCTGCTCGGATTCACTGAAGACGCCGCCATCCTCACGGTGCGAGAACTGATGAAGCGGGGTGAATCAGCCCAACAGGTGATCAGCGACCTGGAGAAGGAGCTTCAGCCCAGCCTCGACAACGGCATGCCGATGCGGTCATGCCTGGCGCTGATCGCCGCCCTCAAGCAGGAATTTCTCTCCGATCAGAACTGAAACGCCTCATCCCCTATCAGCCTGCGTCCCTCTGAAGGGGGAATCGGATTCACCATTCCTGGGGAGGAGCACCGCATTGATCACGCAGAGCGTGAATGCAGTGCGATTCCCATGCATGACTTCCGAACCCATCAATCGTCTCCAACAACGGCGGATCCGCTGTGAACAGCGGCGAAAGCTGCCAGTGTCAATTCAGAAACGCAACGCGCAGGTCTTGCGTCACTGCGGATTGGCCCATCTCGCCACGCACCGGCAACTGGGCCGTGGCTGTGGAGAGCACGACGATCTGCTTCAAGAGGCCTATCTCGGCTTAATTCAGGGATCTGAGCGCTTCGAGGCATCGCGCGGCAACCGCTTCAGCAGCTATGCGATGCGACTGGCAACGGGGCGCATCCAACACTTTCGGCGCGACCGCGTGCGCTGCCTGCGCATCCCCTGGCGCTTGGATGCCCTTCACACCCAAGCAATCCGCCTGCAGGAGCAGCGCGCCCATGCCCAGCGTCCCCCTTTTTCGGATCATCAACTGGCATCAACACTGGGCGTCAGTCTTGAGCGATGGCGACAGGCCCTTATCGGCCATCAGCAGCATCATCTGATCAGCCTTGATCAGCCCAGAAGCAGAGATCGCTATCCCAGCGACGCGGATGGGGACATCCCCCTGATCCAGGAACTCTCTGACATGACCGTCAGCTGTGATGACGACCAACAACGTGAGTGGTTGCAGGAGCAATTGGAGCAGTTGCCGCAGCGAGCACGAAGCTGCATCGAGAGGCACTACCTGGCAGGGACTTCAGCCAAAGACATCGCCAAGGAAGACGGCTGCAGTTGCTCGGAGATCAGGCGAATCCTGCGGAGCTCACTGGAAAAACTGCGTCAACTGGCCAACACAACCACTGCAGCCATGCCCAACACAGCAGCAACGGCCGTCTGAATGGCGTTGACCATTTCATTGGTCAACCAGGGTGTGCGCTCCTGGAGAAGGGCACCAAGCAGACTTTCCAGCAATGTCGCCAGCAGACCAACGGCCGCCACCAACCAGGCCAGAGGCCCTGCTGGCACCAACTGCACAGCCACAACAACTGCTGTCATCACCAGGCTTCCGATTGCGCTGGCCAAGGTTCCCTCAAGGCTCACGGCGCCCTCTGTTCCGGGGGGCACGCGGCGCAAGGTGGTGATCAACACCGTGGTGCGCCCATAGCGCTTACCGATTTCGCTGCCGAAGGTGTCGGCCAACTTGGCGGCGAAGCTGGCGGAAAAGCCAACAAGCAACAACGGCTTAGGCCCGAGACCGCTTCCGATCAGCAACGCCAAAAACGCTCCAACAGCGGCCGAACCCCAAACATTCGCTGGGCTTCGACGGCCACCGCGGGCTTCGGCGAGCCCCTGTCGCTGCTTCTGCTGGAAGCCCACCTTGGTCACCAGCGAGCCCAGTGCGAGGTAGAGCACCACAGCGGTCCATCCCTGCCAGCCCAGACAGCCCCAGAGGATCGTGCCCAGGATCGCGGCGTGACACCAACCGGCCCGCGTCAGCAAGGGAACCCGTTGTGCCAGTGCAATCAACACCCCATTGAGGGCAAAAGCGGTGACCCAAGTGGTGAGTCCTGCAGCGTCCGAGGCCATCAACCTGTGTTGCACTGCCCTAAGCATCAACCGTAGAGGGACTGGCGCAACGGATAATCAGCGGAGGTCACTGTCGAGTTCGCGGCATGCTGTTCAACAAGAAAGGCTTTTTCCTCGAACTCGGGGACGGATCTGAGCCTTCAGCTCCTGCGGCGATCGTGGCTCCAGTGAGAGAAGCCACAGAAGACGACCAAGAGATCAAAACCGAACCTGAAGCCAAGTCTGCCCAGCTCGCCGTTGCAGTCGCAGCTCCCTTGGAGACCGTCAAGGAGAGCCCGACCGCTGCGACTCCAGCTCCGAGTCAGGCCAAGAAGCCCTCACTGACCACCGCTGAAGCGATTGCAGCTGAATTGGCCGCGGCTGAATCCGCACGCCCGGAGGTGACACTCACCACATTCGCTGTCGATGCCCTGCAACCTGGCAATGCACTGCGGCCTCAGAAGCGCCGGCCTGGAGCCAACCTGAGCGGTTTCCGCTCCATGGCCTCCGACCTGTTCAAGAGCTCATCGACTGGGCGGGAAACCAGCCTCTAAATCGAACTCGCGGCCGAACACTACAGTTCAGCACGACGACCGACCTCACCCCGCATCTTGACGAGAGAGCCTGCTGTGACCGGCAGACATATCGAGAGCGGGGCTTTTTGGTGAATACACAAGAGCACAACAAAAAATCAACGAGCAGCTTCAATATCAGCAAGAAATTCTTTGAAAGCATCAGCGGCACGCATCTCAAGCTGTTGATTCCGCCAATTTTGGAATTCAGGCAACGCACTTCGAGCCGCCTTTGCACTTTTGATGCCAGCGGGAGATTGGTAAAAGCTCAAAATTTCTCGCAGTTCATTGATGGACAATTGAGCCCCATACAACCTTGACCACTCATCAACCATCTCCTCAACCGTTACACCCGAGCTGATTTTTGCAACAAACCGATCAAAGGCAGCTTGGAAGGTTGGAGGAAGCGTGTCACCTGATTGCTTGGCGATTTGGTCCAAAAGCCCTTTTGCCATCTGTGTGTTGGCTTCAGCAGATTTCGCAAGAGACTCAGACCAGGCTATTGGAAGCTGCTGTGCTTCAACAATTTGACGAACAAGGGTGTCTCGCGCATCCTGCGCGACTACAGGCAGCTGCATCAGAGGAGACAAAGCAACGCCCATTCCAATCATCAAGGCAGCGAACCTCATAACCAACGCAATCAGATCTTTTGAGACTAGAGGTCAAATTCAGAACACGCCAAAACCTCAACAACGCTGGAAAGAAGAAACACGTTCACGTTCATTGACCTCTCCAACAGTCTTCTCCGTTCAACGATCGACCCACTAAACAAGGTTCAGCACTCTCCGATCAGAATCGGGACGACCTCATCGTTTCCGCTTTTGACGGTCTGTGTGGCCATGACGTCTTGCCCACACAACGGGGCGTTGGATGATCAGGCTGGAGCGCTCTCGTTGTCGCGCGGCAACCGGAATCGCCAGTGGCTCAGCAACGTTGCAGCGGCCACGGCTGCAGTCGAGGTCCTCAAAATCGTGCGCCCCATCTCGAGAGGTGTCCACCCATTCCGCTGGGCATCGTCCTGTTCCGTCGCCGTCCAACCGGCCTCTGGGCCAATCGCGATCCAAAGCTCAGGAATGTTGCCGTGATCCAGTGCCGCTTGTTCGCACGCAAGCCAGTCATCGAAACGCACTGAATCCGGCTGACGCGTGGTCGCCAGGGCCTTGAGACTGCCCTCAGCTGGCATCGACCACCAGTCCTTCGCCTCCACGGTGGAGAGCAGCTCGGGCATCCACAGGCGCTCACACTGCTCCACCGCTTCCTTCAAGATCGTGTGCCAGCGATCGGGGCGATCCTCTGCCTGGGGTGTGCGCCATTGGGAGGAGAGCGGCTGGATGCAATCAATCCCCAGCTCACACGCCATCCGCATCACATCGTCCATACCGCGACGTACGCCCACTACTGCCAAACCAAGGCGGGGCCGAGGAGCCGAAGCGGTTTCCAAAGGTTGATCCAACGGTTGATGGAGGTCCAGCTGTTCGCCGCCTTCCATGAGTTGGGCCGACCAACTATGCCCCTGACCATCAACAACAGCAAGGTGATCGCCGGGGCGAAGCCGCAGAACCCGGCGAAGGTAATGGCGTTCATCCCCCTCCAAGACCAACACTGACCCACTGGTTGGCAACCGGGTAGGAGCAATGAGCAGGCGACGGAGTTCCGCCATCGCAGCGAGTCAGTTCATGGAGGGGAAAACGCTGTCGGGATGCTCTTCAGCAGGCCAATCCTCGTTTTCACCACCCACCAGCAGCTCCTCCAGCTGAACGACATCACTGTCCAACTGGCGCAGTGCATTGATCAGCACATCGAGAGCAAAGGCATCGGTGGTACCCAGATCGATCCAGCAACGCCCCCATTGCTGGTTGTATTCCAGCTGTCCCATGTTGTGCATCAGTGCTGGCATCGCGGCAGTGGCTTGCTCGTTGTCGTAGCTCATCCAACTGAGGTCCTCCCCCGCCTCATGGGCTTGAAGGTTCTCAGCGTTGAACCCGCCGAGTCGGCCCATCACATACCAGCTGTCAAACACGCCATCCACGTAGTTCCGTTCCCCCTGACTGGGGACATCCGAAAAACGCAGCCACAGCCAGCAGTTGAACGGGTCGACTTCACGAAAACGAACGTCCATGGTTGTGGCCATCTCACCCTCATCATCGCTGCAAGGGGGAGGGATCAAGCAAGCTGTGGCCACTGGCTCAAGGGAATCGGCTCAACCGGCGCACCATGCTTGAACTGAACGACCTGCAGTACCAACCCGCAACCACGGAACAACCCGTACTGAAAGGGATCAACTTGCGGGTCAGTTCCGGTCGGCCCGTGCTGATTTCGGGGGCGAGCGGCAGCGGAAAGACCAGTCTGATCGAGGTCGTCAGCGGTCTTGCAGGGGAGCAGCGAGGAACGGTGACGTGGAAGGGACAAAGCCTCACCCGTCGGCAGCGACGGTGGCTCTGTGGCGTGCTGTTTCAGTTCCCGGAACGCCATTTCCTCGGGCTGAGCGTGAGCCAGGAACTGAAGCTGGGGCATCGGCGCCTCAGCACCGACGCGATGCACCAAGCGCTGCGTCGCGTGGGCCTGAGCAATGTTGACCTCAAACAAGCACCCGAACGGTTGAGTGGCGGTCAGCAGCGACGGTTGGCATTGGCTGTGCAGCTGATGCGCCAAACCGATGTCCTGCTGCTGGATGAACCCACTGCAGGGTTGGATTGGTCGGTGCGCGATGACGTCCTCGAACTGCTGCAGGACCTGGCCCGCGACAAAGTGTTGATTGTGGTGACCCATGAGCCGGATCTATTCCAGCGCTGGGAGTGTGAGCAATGGAAACTGCAAGCCGGTCAGCTCCGTGCTCTGTCACCATTGGCCGCAGTTGACTGACCTCCATGAGTGACCGCCTTGTCCGGGCGACCGCCGCCGGAGGCGGCATCCGTCTCGTGGCCGTCACCACCACGGAGGCCACCCGTGAAGCCCGCCGCCGGCACGGTTTGTCCTATCTGACCACGGTGATGCTGGGGCGGGGCATGGGTGCGGGTCTGCTTCTGGCGAGCTCGATGAAAGTGGCCCATGGCCGCGTCAGCCTGCGCTTTGGGTCTGATGGCCCGCTCAAGGGGCTGATGGTCGATGCAGGACGGAACGGCACCGTTCGGGGTTACGTCGGGAACCCAAGCCTGGAACTGGACCCGATCGCCGATGCGGGCGGGCACTACAGCTTCGATTTCGCAGAAGCGGCGGGAACGGGGTACCTCCACGTCGTGCGTGATGAAGGCAAAGGAGAACCCTTCAGCAGCACCGTGGAGCTTGTGCGTGGAGGGATTGGCGAGGACGTGGCGTCCTATCTGCTCCACTCTGAGCAGACACCATCAGCCGTCTTTGTGGGGGAGCAGATCAACAGTGATGGGCTGATCTGCAGTGGAGCCCTTCTGGTGCAGGTGCTACCGAAAGCCGCCGAAGAACCGGCCCTTGTTGCTCTTCTCGAGGAACGTTGCCGTGAAATCGATAATTTCAGTGGCCGGTTGGCAGCATGCCAAAACAACCTGGAAGAACTCCTCAAAGACGTTTTCCCCGACCTGGATCCACAGCCCATTCCAGCGGGTGAACCCAGCCAGCCCATCCAGTTCCACTGCCCCTGCAGTTATGAGCGCAGCCTCGGAGCACTGCAAATGCTGGGCAGAGAAGAGTTGACGTCGATGTTGGAAGAAGACGGCGGCGCAGAACTGACCTGCCACTTCTGCAGTGAGGTCTATCGGGTCGACAGCGATGGGCTCAAGGCGCTGATCGATGGGCTGCCTACCGCCAGCTAAAGCGCCCTAGGCCAACAGCAACGCGCCGGCCAGCAACAGCAGCAAGGCCGGCAAGGCTTGAAGTTGGTCAGCGCCGAACAGAGGCACAACTGCTGAACCAGCAACTGCCACGAAAAGCGCTCCAATTGCAAGACCGACGGCCAGAAGCAACACACTCCAGCCAAGGGAGGCAAGAGGTCGACGACCACGCTTGATCTGGCTGAGGAAGAGGCCGATGGTGCCCAACGACAACACCAAATCAGCCGAACCCGACGTCGCCACCAGCAGCAGCAGACCAAGACCCCCAGCAACTGCGCGAACAAGAAGACCTTGGCCCTCAACAAGAGAGAGGGTGGGCGTCCAAGAGCCCACACTGACCGATGGTTTGGGAATGGAGAGCTGGCGGAGGCGGGTGAGAACCGTTGGACCGTTATTGAGTGCGGAAGCCTGGGAGGCCACCTGCTGCTCTCGCTCAGACGCACTCGCTGCAGCGACACTGAGCTTTCCGGTCTGCCGTTCCCGAAGACGAGCCATCAAGACCGCGTCGTAGGCGGCTTCAACCTTGGCCCTGGCCTGGGGGTCATCCCCCGCAGCATCGAGGGCTGCAGCCTTGGCTTGTTGCACCGCTTCAAAGCCGCTTTCGGCTGTGATGCCAAGCCTGGCGTAGGGATCCTGAGAGCCGGAATCGGAACCGGAATCAACCCCGGAGGCCATAACCGCAAGAAGCACTCAACTGAGCGTATCGAGACGGCTGCAGCAGCGGCGACGAATGCAACGGAGCCACGTCAAAAGACGGGGGGACCGTGCCTGTAACCGAGACAGTTCTCGAGGTGATCACGCCGATGTCGCGCTTGAGCAGAACCCAACGACAAGCGCGTTTTGATCAACGGCATTTGCGGGGGGAGGTGGTAACCCTCAAGGATCTCGACTTCCCCCTGTCGAGAGCGGAAACAGACGTAATCAATCCCGCCGTCATCACTGGGACGGTGCAACCAGATGGTGTCCACCATCGCGGTTCAAAAAAGTTGAAAAAGTCTGGCGAGCCCCCGGCCTGATCGCGAGAGCTGAGAAGGCGAACTAGAGACTGATGGGTTCCACACCGCTCACGACCGGCGCAACAGCACTCAGAGCAAAATCGGGATGCTCTTCACGCAACTGGTTGAG contains these protein-coding regions:
- a CDS encoding pyridoxal phosphate-dependent aminotransferase — encoded protein: MLRPSLLSNRAIALQPSLTLAISARAAAMKQAGRDICSMSAGEPDFGTPEFIVEAAIKALRDGVTRYGPAAGDPQLREAIANKLTRDNGIPSTAANVLVTNGGKQAIFNLFQVVLNPGDEVLIPSPFWLSYPEMARLAGAEPVTVPASAETGFRLDLEALEAAITPRTRLLVINTPGNPTGRVSDRDELLALADMVRRHPQLLVMSDEIYEYLLDEGVEHHSFAAVAPDLAERTFVVNGFAKGWAMTGWRLGYLAGDSAVIKAASALQSQSTSNVCSFAQRGALAALMESKDCVRSMATSYNSRRSQLVTGLQAIDGLTLVKPKGAFYAFPKLPEHVEGSMQFCEVALEQEGLALVPGLAFGDDRCIRLSCAVSRETIDDALSRLGRLLSA
- a CDS encoding putative selenate ABC transporter substrate-binding protein encodes the protein MPARERRAVAFSLALFGILSSTALPSWAAETLRIGAIPDQNPEKLNRLYGLLAKQLSQKLNVPVRYIPVSNYPASVSAFRTGGLDLVWFGGLTGVQARLQTPGAVVLAQRDIDAKFRSVFIANTKSGLQPISNIQGLKSLQGKRFSFGSESSTSGRLMPQHFLQQAGLKPSQFAGGKAGFSGSHDATIAVVQSGSYEVGALNEQVWNSNLKNGKVDPTKVKVIWRTPTYVDYHWVARPGLDKRFGKGFTTKLQQALLGIQPSGNGKTVLELFGAEKFIPASASQYRAIETVGRQLGKIR
- a CDS encoding phosphonate ABC transporter ATP-binding protein, which translates into the protein MTAVLELRDVSLRGRDTARLDHVSLSLQAGETVALLGPSGAGKSSLLSIANGSLKPDAGGVYWRGTELHLRPRQERRQIGTLWQDLRLVEELNVAQNVNSGALGRRSLLWALTNLLLPLEREACGRCLKQAGLQPDLLDRPVTSLSGGQRQRVALARLFRQRPGLVLADEPLSSLDPALVEDLLTTLLRQSPLDDHDVLPSTTVICLHRPDLIQRFNRVIGLKQGRMVLDAPAKAITDRELKDLYGPAINTAKGAQA
- a CDS encoding ABC transporter permease; this translates as MNRWRLSPPLLCLLPGLALLPVLVVVLQGIHGGGLETWGEFLWAAWHPSGDPLLLASLWNGLQVTVATALAGWGLSTLIGLILGILSSDVVWSSTQLPIQPAPLLRSVLAIPRSIHELLWGLLLLQVVGLHPWVAVAAITIPYGALVARVFRDQIDSIDRRALSAMLQTGATAPSALLTSLAPPLQAVLLSYGGYRLECALRSATLLGVFGLGGIGTELKLTLQSLQFQEFWSGLWLLILLSVLLEQGLGLWRRTQRQHPNQWSSVSLLVIAMIAAWGGGLGLQALVPDTGMPLQWMLPPLPGLADLQAAALELPWLEMVEQTLRLTFMAAGVAIAIPPLCLLLLPGMLAKRVLLCLWALQRVLPAPLTLLMLLLATLPTLSLAALALGLQNAGVMGRLLVEGLDQQTDDRETALAATGAGRRQAWLLGQLSPQSHSYLAYGAYRADVILRETVVVGLVGGTGLGWMLIESLSSFYWAAVVLLIACFALLTLAGEHLSDRCRQGWLQQSNGTASP
- a CDS encoding GDSL-type esterase/lipase family protein, translated to MPSAPRQLTVIGDSGVYGWGDREGGGWCERLRRSWMQTPEAPVVYPLGVRGDGLENVAQRWEQEWKTRGELRRQTPGGLLLSVGLNDSAKVGRRDGRPLLSADAYRFGVEQLIRAMAPQTQVMVLGLTPVDEHPMPFADCLWYDNAAISIYEAQLEEACLEADVPFLPLHQPMQLEPGWLGWIEPDGIHLNADGHHWIHQRLMHWPALLDWAGLETRTQATPLWS
- a CDS encoding sigma-70 family RNA polymerase sigma factor; its protein translation is MTSEPINRLQQRRIRCEQRRKLPVSIQKRNAQVLRHCGLAHLATHRQLGRGCGEHDDLLQEAYLGLIQGSERFEASRGNRFSSYAMRLATGRIQHFRRDRVRCLRIPWRLDALHTQAIRLQEQRAHAQRPPFSDHQLASTLGVSLERWRQALIGHQQHHLISLDQPRSRDRYPSDADGDIPLIQELSDMTVSCDDDQQREWLQEQLEQLPQRARSCIERHYLAGTSAKDIAKEDGCSCSEIRRILRSSLEKLRQLANTTTAAMPNTAATAV
- a CDS encoding TIGR00297 family protein; this encodes MASDAAGLTTWVTAFALNGVLIALAQRVPLLTRAGWCHAAILGTILWGCLGWQGWTAVVLYLALGSLVTKVGFQQKQRQGLAEARGGRRSPANVWGSAAVGAFLALLIGSGLGPKPLLLVGFSASFAAKLADTFGSEIGKRYGRTTVLITTLRRVPPGTEGAVSLEGTLASAIGSLVMTAVVVAVQLVPAGPLAWLVAAVGLLATLLESLLGALLQERTPWLTNEMVNAIQTAVAAVLGMAAVVVLAS